In the genome of Gemmatimonadaceae bacterium, the window GGACGAGCTGCGCCTGGCGCTGCAGGCGCTCGGGCTGCGCACGGTGGGTTCGTTCGCGGCGTTGTCGGCGGAAGACGTCGAGCGGCGGTGGGGCGCTGAAGGCCTGGAGGCGTGGCGATTGACGCATGGCGAGGACCATCGGCGTCCCGTGCTCGCGCGCGTGCCCGATTTACCCGTGGTCGACGCCGAGCTGCCGATGCCGGCGACGACGATGGAGCCGATTCTCTTTCTTGTCCGAGCAGCGCTCGAACGCCTAACGACTCATCTCGTCGCTCGCGGCCAAGCGGTGGCGGCGCTGTCGATCACACTCAGTCTCGACGATCGTCGCGGCGCGCTGCCTGCGAACGCGCTCGCTCGGACGCACACGGTGACGCGCGAGATCCGACTCGCGCGCCCTGTCGCGCGGGCAACGCCGCTCCTCGAACGTTGTCGAGCACTGCTGGACACGTGGCCCTTGAGCGCGCCGGCGATCGGCGTCGGCGTGGCGATCGTCGCCGCGGCGCCGCTTTCGGGAGAGCAAGGTGATCTGCTCAATGCCGCTTGGCGCGACGCGGCAGCAGTCGATGCGGCGCTTGCCCGGCTCCGTGCGGAGCTGGGACCGAATGTCGTCGTGAAGCCGGTTGCGCGAGACGCGCATGTGCCAGAGAGAGCGGGAGCGTGGATCGAAGAAAGCGCAAATGATAAAAGTGCAACTGATGGGACTACAACCGCGGTCCGGAGTGATCCTGCGATTCGACTGCTCGAGTCGCCGGAGTCGGTGTTTGTCGTATGCGACGATGGCGTGCCGCGCGCGGTGACGTGGCGCGGGCGACGTCTCACGATCGAGCGGGCCATCGGGCCAGAGCGATTGTCCGGTGACTGGTGGGACGACGGCTACCGCCGCGACTACTGGCGATGCGAAAGCGCGTTCGGGGATTTCGTTCTGTATCTCGACCGGATGGACGATCAGTGGTGGGTGCAGGGGTGGTTCGATTGACGGGATCGATCAAGCCTAACGACTACGTCGAGCTGCACTGCCACTCCTCTTTTTCCCTGCTCGACGGCGCGGCATTGCCGGAAGTGCTGGCAGCGCGCGCAGCCGATCTCGGCATGCCGGCGCTCGCGCTCACCGATCACGATGAGTTGGGCGGCGCCGTGCGATTTGCCCAAGCGACGCGTGAGGTGGGGATCGAAGGAATCATCGGAGCGGAAGTGACCATCCGGGTCGAGAGTAGAGGGCACAGGGTGGAGGGTGGGACCCCGCAACTCCCTACCCGCAACTCTCTACACTCCACTCATCTCGTTCTTCTCGCCGAGACGCGCGAAGGCTATGGCAATCTGTCGACCCTCATCACGCGCGCGCGAATGGAGAATGCACGGGGAGAACCGAGCGTCTCGCTCGATCTGCTCGCGCAGCATGCGCGGGGCTTATTCGCGCTTACCGGTTGTCCGCGCGGGTGGGTTCCGTCGCTCGTCGCTGCGGGTGATGTCGACGGAGCGTGCGAAGCGGCAGCGATTCTCATGGACGCATTCGATCGCCGCATGGCGATCGAATGCTGGGACCACGGACTCGCCGAAGAACGAGCGATCGTCGGTAGTCTGATCCAGGTCGCGCGTGCGCTCGACATCCCCTGGGTCGTGACGAACGACGTGCATTACGCGCGAGCACGCGACCGTATCGTGCACGACGTGTTGTCATGCCTCCGCTACGACAAGAAGCTCGATGACATGGGAACGCGCTTGCGGCCTAACGGTGAATGGCATCTCAAGGGCGCCGCGCAGATGCGGCGGCGATGGCAACATGCCGCGGAGGGAGTCGTCGCGACGCGAGCGATCGCCGAGCGATGTTCGTTTCGTATGAATCAGCTCGAGCCAGCGCTTCCCACCTTCCCCTTACCGCCGAAGGTCACGACCGACGAATACCTCGAGCGACTGGTCATTCAAGGTGCGCAGGAGCGGTGGGGAGTCCGGGACGGCGACGCGGCTTTCCCGAGTGAAGCCCATCGCCGGCAAGTCGAGCACGAGCTCGGGATGATTCGCCAGCTCAAGCTCGCCGGCTACTTCCTCATCGTCTGGGATATCGTGCGCTTCGCGCGGCGCGAGGGGATTCTGTGTCAGGGACGAGGATCCGCCGCGAACTCCGCGGTGTGTTATTGCCTCGGCATTACCGCGATCGATCCGATCCGGCTTGGATTGCTCTTCGAACGATTTCTGAGTGAGGAACGCCGGGAAGCACCGGACATCGACATCGACTTCGCCCATCGTGAGCGCGAGCGCGTGATCCAGTACGTGTACGAGAAATACGGTCGTGAGCACGCGGCGATGGTGTGCGAGCAGATCACGTATCGCGGCCGCTCGGCGGTGCGCGATGCGGCCCGCGTGCTGGGATTCTCCGTCGAACAAGCGGATCGGCTGTCGATGCTCAGCGATCGTTTTTCGGCGCGGGCGACGGCCGAGGCGCTGCGCGGGAATTCGTTAGGCAACGGTGGCGATGAGCGCGAGGAGACACCCGAAGAAGTCATCGCTCGCGCCTTCGGGCAGCAGATGATCCCGGGAACGACGGCGACCATGCAATCGAGAGAGGTGAAAGAGGCAGCCAAGCGCGTCGAGGGGAGCGCGTCGAGGGCAGAGGGTGATCAGGAAGCATCGAAGCGAGCAGCAATGGGAAAAAAGCAGCTGACCGCAGCAGACCGGCCGACGGAGGATCGTAAGTCACCGCTCGTACACGCTGGACTTGACCCCTCGGACAAACGCGTGCGAGCGCTCGCCGAGATCGTCGGCGGCCTGCATCAGATCCCGCGTCACCGTTCGATTCACGTCGGAGGATTCGTCCTGACGGCCGAACCGTTGTCGACGATCGTGCCAATCGAACCGGCGTCGATGCCCGACCGGACCGTGATCCAGTGGGAGAAAGACGATCTCGATCCGGTGGGTCTCGTGAAGATCGATCTCCTCGGTCTCGGGATGCTGACGCTGATTCAGGATTGTCTGCTGTATGTCCGGCAAACGCGCGGCATCACCGTGGATCTCGCACAGCTGGACATGAACGACCAGGCGGTATACGACGACCTCTGTGCCGCCGATACGATCGGCCTGTTCCAGGTCGAGAGCCGTGCGCAGATGAATACGTTGCCGCGGCTCAAGCCCCGGTGCTTCTATGATCTCGTCATCGAGGTCGCGATCATCCGCCCCGGACCGATTCAGGGCGACATGGTGCATCCTTATCTCCGGCGGCGCGCGGGTGAGGAACAAGTCGAGTACCCACATCCTTCACTCCAGCCAATTCTCGAGCGCACGTTAGGCGTGCCGTTGTTTCAAGAGCAGGGAATGCAGGTCGCAATCGCCTGCGCAGGCTTTTCAGCTGGAGAGGCGGACATGCTCCGCCGTGCAATGGGGCACAAGCGAAGCCGGGAGCGAATGGCGGCAATCTGCGAAAAGCTCATCGACGGGATGAAGGCCAATGGCATCGCCGAGGACACGGCAGTCAGGATTTATAACCAGATCAACGCGTTCGCCGACTATGGCTTTCCCGAATCACATGCGGCGTCATTCGCGCTGCTGGTCTACGCTTCGGCGTATCTCAAGCACTATTACGCCCCGGAGTTCACCGCGGCGATCCTGAATGCTCAGCCGATGGGCTTCTACGCACCGGGGACGCTGATCGAGGACGCCCGGCGTCACGGCGTGCTGGTCCTGCCAGTGGATGTACGCCGATCACGCTGGGACGCGACACTCGAGCTGACAGAACCTTCCAGTGCGCCAGCGGTTCGGCTCGGCGTACGTTCAGTGCGCGGCCTCGGATCGAAGGCCAAGGACATTCTCGAAATGGCACTGAGCGGCGGACCGTTCGCCTCGATCGAGGATTTCGTCTATCGCACGCGGTTCGATCAACGGACGCTTCGCCATCTCGCCGAAGCGGGAGCGTTCGACGGATTCGTGCCTGACGAACCGGATTTGCGGAAGCGTCGCGCGGCGCTGTGGGTTGTTCTCGATGCGTTGCGCGGCGACGCCGGGCCGTTGGCGCCGCGTCGTCGAACATCGCCCGGCTCCGCGTCACGAGCCGCGGCGCTGCCGAGGATGTCTCCCGGTGAATTGACGGAAGCCGACTATCGCATGACGGGCATTTCCCTCAATGGACATCCGATGTCGCATCTGCGGCCGTTCCTGGTGCCTAACGGCATTCGCACGGCGCGCGAGCTCGTGACGGAGGGAAAGGATGGTGAACGGATCGCGGGCGCCGGCCTGGTGATCTGTCGTCAGCGGCCGGGAACGGCAAAGGGGTTCGTCTTCCTGACGCTCGAAGACGAAACGGGCACGGTGAATGTGGTGCTGACGCCGAAGCGATTCGAGCGGCAAGCGCTGCTCATTTCGACGACGCCGTTACTACTCGTGCGCGGGACGCTTCAGGTCGAGCAGGGGGTGGTCAATATCCGGGGCGAGGAATTCCGTGGGCTCAAAGCCGAGGTTGGGGCCGAGTATGCGCAGAGGCATGATTTTCATTAGGCGCGAGCGAGGTCAGCGACCGCCGTAGCTGAAGCCGATGCCGATGAGGACCTGCGTCTTCGGAACGAAGATGTACTGAATGCCCGCGCTCGCGCTGAAGTTGCTTCGCCGATTGAAGAGCGAGACGCCGCCGCCGGTGAGAGCGCGGAGAGAGTGAACCGCGCTTGCTTCCGACGTACCCGTCGTCGTTACAAAGGCGACGCCCGGCGTCACGAACGGCAGGAATTGCAGACCCGAGTCAGGTCCGATCCTGAACGAAAGGGGAAACCCAATATTACCGGTCCACGACGTGCCAGTCGCCGGATTTCCGCCACCGATTCCGTAGTTGGCGGCAACCGTGAAGCGCGTCGCGTTGGCATTGTCGATCGCGGTGGACCAGATGCGATAATCGCCATCGATCGATCC includes:
- the dnaE gene encoding DNA polymerase III subunit alpha, yielding MTGSIKPNDYVELHCHSSFSLLDGAALPEVLAARAADLGMPALALTDHDELGGAVRFAQATREVGIEGIIGAEVTIRVESRGHRVEGGTPQLPTRNSLHSTHLVLLAETREGYGNLSTLITRARMENARGEPSVSLDLLAQHARGLFALTGCPRGWVPSLVAAGDVDGACEAAAILMDAFDRRMAIECWDHGLAEERAIVGSLIQVARALDIPWVVTNDVHYARARDRIVHDVLSCLRYDKKLDDMGTRLRPNGEWHLKGAAQMRRRWQHAAEGVVATRAIAERCSFRMNQLEPALPTFPLPPKVTTDEYLERLVIQGAQERWGVRDGDAAFPSEAHRRQVEHELGMIRQLKLAGYFLIVWDIVRFARREGILCQGRGSAANSAVCYCLGITAIDPIRLGLLFERFLSEERREAPDIDIDFAHRERERVIQYVYEKYGREHAAMVCEQITYRGRSAVRDAARVLGFSVEQADRLSMLSDRFSARATAEALRGNSLGNGGDEREETPEEVIARAFGQQMIPGTTATMQSREVKEAAKRVEGSASRAEGDQEASKRAAMGKKQLTAADRPTEDRKSPLVHAGLDPSDKRVRALAEIVGGLHQIPRHRSIHVGGFVLTAEPLSTIVPIEPASMPDRTVIQWEKDDLDPVGLVKIDLLGLGMLTLIQDCLLYVRQTRGITVDLAQLDMNDQAVYDDLCAADTIGLFQVESRAQMNTLPRLKPRCFYDLVIEVAIIRPGPIQGDMVHPYLRRRAGEEQVEYPHPSLQPILERTLGVPLFQEQGMQVAIACAGFSAGEADMLRRAMGHKRSRERMAAICEKLIDGMKANGIAEDTAVRIYNQINAFADYGFPESHAASFALLVYASAYLKHYYAPEFTAAILNAQPMGFYAPGTLIEDARRHGVLVLPVDVRRSRWDATLELTEPSSAPAVRLGVRSVRGLGSKAKDILEMALSGGPFASIEDFVYRTRFDQRTLRHLAEAGAFDGFVPDEPDLRKRRAALWVVLDALRGDAGPLAPRRRTSPGSASRAAALPRMSPGELTEADYRMTGISLNGHPMSHLRPFLVPNGIRTARELVTEGKDGERIAGAGLVICRQRPGTAKGFVFLTLEDETGTVNVVLTPKRFERQALLISTTPLLLVRGTLQVEQGVVNIRGEEFRGLKAEVGAEYAQRHDFH